The genomic window TCAGCTGGACCGACAGCCGGCGTCCGGTGAACAGCCAACCCCTTGTGCCCTGGGATCTGCCCGTCGACGAGCTGGACGGTCACTATCTGTTTGGGGGCATCTTTTACGGCCATTTCGGCCATTTCATCGTGGAATCGCTGGCACGGCTATGGGCGCTGGACCGGGTTCAGGGACCGCTGGACGGCATCATCTTTACCCCCAAGATCCAGCGCGTGAATGCCCGCACCGTCGCCGTCTATCGCGAGATGCTCGAGGCGATGGGGGTGCGCGTGCCGGTCGTCATCGCCAGCCGCGCCACCCGCGTCGCGCGACTGTCGGTGCCGCGCCAGGGCTTTGGCATGTATGACCTCAGCGCCGGCAGCGCGGCCTTCCGCGATTATGTCAACCGTCACGCCGGTCGCGACATCGCCCCCGATGGCCCCGAGCGGCTTTACGTCTCGCGCACCCGGCTTGGGCCGCAGCGCGGCAGCATCCTGGGCGAGGCCCGCATCGAAGCCTATCTGGCCGACGAGGGCTATGAGATCTTTCATCCGCAACTGGCCAGCCAGAACGAACAGATTGCCCGATACAAGGCGGCGAAATTCATCGTCGGCACCGACTGCTCGCCGCTGCATCTGCTGGGCTATGTCGGCAATGCCGATCAGAAGGCAGCCGTGCTGACCCGGCGCAGCATGGAAATCGGCGGTTTCCTGGTGCGGCAGTTGCAGGCGTTCAAGAACATGCAGGCGGTGGAAATCAACACCCTGGTCAACGACTGGATGCCCCAGCCCGGCAGCCGCCCCAGCCGCAGCTCCTGGGGCGAGGTGGATTTCCCGCGCATGCACGCAGAATTGCTGGCGGCGGGCATGATCCGTAACCCCACCCCCTGGCGCAACCTGACGGCCGATGAGCGTGCGGCCGAACTCGCGCGACTGGAACAGTCGCACAAGACCAGCTTCAAACCCTATCGCCAGGACGCGGCCTGACGCGAAACGGCTGGGTTTTCAGGGTGATCGGCGCTATCATGGTGGCGATCATGCCCTGTTCGGGGTGCTGCCATGCGCTGGACGACCCTTTTGCCTGTCCTGCTGATCGGAACGCTTGCACTGCCCGGTCACGGGCGGGCGTGGTCGTTTTTCGACATCTTCGATCTGGAACGGCTGTTCGGACCGCTGTGGGGCAAGATGGACATGGCAACATCGGCACCTCCGCCCACAAGCAGCCCA from Paracoccus sp. SMMA_5_TC includes these protein-coding regions:
- a CDS encoding glycosyltransferase family 61 protein, producing the protein MFLNLDDPEGDLVELTQALVVPPLSEERLREQPSGVVDSEGRFVANSISWTDSRRPVNSQPLVPWDLPVDELDGHYLFGGIFYGHFGHFIVESLARLWALDRVQGPLDGIIFTPKIQRVNARTVAVYREMLEAMGVRVPVVIASRATRVARLSVPRQGFGMYDLSAGSAAFRDYVNRHAGRDIAPDGPERLYVSRTRLGPQRGSILGEARIEAYLADEGYEIFHPQLASQNEQIARYKAAKFIVGTDCSPLHLLGYVGNADQKAAVLTRRSMEIGGFLVRQLQAFKNMQAVEINTLVNDWMPQPGSRPSRSSWGEVDFPRMHAELLAAGMIRNPTPWRNLTADERAAELARLEQSHKTSFKPYRQDAA